GTCGGCGTCGCCGCGCATGTCGAACTGGACGAGCGCGCTGCGGCCGTCCTTGGAGATCGTCTTCGTGTCGTACGGCGAGGCCACGTCCGTCACCCTGCCGGTGCCCTCGACCGCCTTGACGACGTCGGTGACGGCGGCGCGGAAGGCCGGGTCCGTGGCCTTGGTACCGTCGTCCTTCGCCTGCACCAGCACGGTCTCGCTCGCCGGTTCGTCGATGCCGGCGTCCTCGAGGATCCGTGCGGCGGTGTGCGTCTCACCGCTCAGCTGATCGCTTTCCTTGACGTCGACCCGGCCCGCCACCGACCCGAGCCCCATCGCCACGACGACGAACAGTACCCAGATGCCGACGGCGGCCCATCGGTGCCGAGCGCTCCAGCCGCCGGCGCGGGCGGCGACGCCCCGCACCCGCGTGTTGCCGTTTCCCATGACGGGCCAGCCCCCTTGTGCGTGGTGGCGGCCCCCTGCCGTCACCTGGTGCTTCGAAGGTATGTGCCGCGTAAGAGCGTCTCTTCGTACTGTCCGGTGAACCCTGCGGGCGCTTCCTCCATCGTTCGGACCGCATGGCCCTCCCCACGAGGGAGGAGGCTGGCCCCTACACGTAAGGGTTTCGTCGGGGGCGGGGGTCAGGGTCGGCGGCTCTAGGGTGGGCGCATGACTGGGCGGACGACGACGTACGCCGCGCTGCTGCGCGGGATCAATGTGGGTGGCAGCAGGAAGCTGCCGATGGCCGAGCTGCGGGCGCTGATGGGGGAGTTGGGGCACGGGGGCGTGCGGACGTATCTGCAGAGCGGGCAGGCGGTGTTCACGGCGGAGCGGGGGGACGAGGAGTCGCTGGCGGCGGAGCTGGCGGGGGCGATCCGCGAACGGTTCGGGTTCGGGGTGGACGTGCTCGTCCGTGACCATGCGTATCTGCGGGGCGTGCGGGAGGCGTGCCCGTTTCCCGCGGAGCGGCTGGAGGGGAAGCAGCTCCACGCGACGTTCTTCTCCGTACCGGTGGACGAGGGGCGCTTCGCGTCGGTGGGGCGGGAGGGGTTCCTGCCGGAGGACTACCGGCTCGGGGACAGGGTGCTGTACCTGTACGCGCCGGAAGGGCTGGGCCGCTCGAAGCTGGCGGTGGCGTTGTCGTCCCGGCGGGTGGTGGGGGATGCCGTCGTCACGACCCGCAACTGGAACACGGTCCGCAAACTGGAAGCCATGACCTCCGCCTGAGCCAACCGATCTTGTTTCTCGCCCCCGCCGCCCCTACCCGTCCCAACCTCGGG
The DNA window shown above is from Streptomyces sp. NBC_00670 and carries:
- a CDS encoding DUF1697 domain-containing protein — translated: MTGRTTTYAALLRGINVGGSRKLPMAELRALMGELGHGGVRTYLQSGQAVFTAERGDEESLAAELAGAIRERFGFGVDVLVRDHAYLRGVREACPFPAERLEGKQLHATFFSVPVDEGRFASVGREGFLPEDYRLGDRVLYLYAPEGLGRSKLAVALSSRRVVGDAVVTTRNWNTVRKLEAMTSA